A single genomic interval of Streptococcus suis harbors:
- the gorA gene encoding glutathione-disulfide reductase yields MKEFDIITIGGGSGGSATMNRAAIYGAKAAVIEGSYLGGTCVNLGCVPKKIMWYGSQVAEAIHHYGPEYGFTSQDVTFDFATLRKNREAYIERSRASYGNTFNNNGVEVIHGFARFVDNQTVEVNGELIRAKHIVIATGAQPAVPTIPGSELGIVSDDVFAWEELPTSVAVIGAGYIAVEMAGLLHGLGVQTDLFVRGNRPLRSFDIYIVDSLMEEMQRTNLPLHTGKTPISLEKTDDGQIQINFADGSNHIAQKVLWAIGRKPNIDKLNLEATSVQLTSSGHISVNEYQETAVPGIYALGDVTGEKELTPVAIKAGRLLAERLFNNKPTAKMDYTTIPTVVFSHPAIGTVGLTEDEAIAQYGQEQVKVYTSAFTSMYTALANNRQMAKFKLVTVGENEKVVGLHGIGYGVDEMIQGFSVAIKMGATKEEFDAVVAIHPTGSEEFVTMR; encoded by the coding sequence ATGAAAGAATTTGATATTATTACCATTGGTGGAGGCAGCGGAGGCAGCGCTACCATGAACCGAGCTGCTATATACGGTGCTAAGGCAGCAGTTATTGAGGGAAGCTATCTAGGAGGAACCTGTGTTAACCTTGGCTGTGTTCCTAAAAAAATCATGTGGTACGGTTCTCAAGTGGCTGAAGCCATTCACCACTATGGACCTGAGTATGGTTTTACCAGCCAGGATGTAACATTTGATTTTGCCACCTTGCGTAAAAATCGCGAAGCCTATATTGAGCGTTCACGCGCATCCTACGGTAATACTTTTAACAATAACGGAGTAGAAGTTATCCATGGTTTCGCACGTTTTGTGGATAATCAAACAGTTGAAGTCAATGGTGAACTGATTCGTGCAAAACACATTGTCATTGCAACCGGTGCTCAGCCTGCTGTGCCAACTATTCCTGGAAGTGAACTTGGTATTGTATCTGATGATGTCTTTGCTTGGGAAGAATTGCCTACATCTGTTGCAGTCATCGGGGCTGGCTATATCGCTGTGGAAATGGCCGGTCTCCTACATGGACTCGGTGTCCAAACTGACCTATTTGTTCGTGGAAATCGCCCTCTTCGTAGCTTTGATATCTACATTGTTGATTCCTTGATGGAAGAAATGCAACGAACCAACCTTCCACTCCATACTGGGAAAACTCCTATCAGTCTTGAAAAAACTGATGATGGACAAATCCAGATTAACTTTGCTGACGGTAGTAACCATATTGCTCAGAAGGTCCTTTGGGCAATTGGACGTAAACCAAATATTGACAAACTCAACCTAGAAGCAACTAGTGTTCAACTTACTTCTTCAGGACATATTTCTGTCAATGAATACCAAGAAACAGCTGTACCAGGCATCTATGCCCTCGGTGATGTAACTGGTGAAAAAGAATTAACACCCGTTGCAATCAAGGCAGGTCGCCTTTTGGCAGAACGTTTATTTAACAATAAACCAACCGCAAAAATGGATTACACAACCATCCCAACTGTCGTCTTTTCTCACCCCGCTATCGGAACCGTTGGTCTAACTGAGGACGAAGCTATCGCTCAATACGGTCAAGAACAGGTAAAAGTCTATACTTCAGCCTTTACTTCCATGTACACAGCCCTAGCAAACAATCGCCAAATGGCTAAGTTTAAATTAGTAACTGTGGGAGAAAATGAAAAAGTCGTTGGACTGCACGGCATTGGCTATGGTGTCGATGAAATGATTCAAGGATTCTCAGTTGCTATCAAAATGGGGGCTACAAAAGAAGAATTTGATGCCGTTGTCGCCATCCATCCGACAGGTTCTGAAGAATTTGTTACTATGCGTTAA
- a CDS encoding efflux RND transporter periplasmic adaptor subunit, with the protein MLKTKKAKIALFSGLSVAAVALIGGALVFGGVLGGSSPTSTEQVATSLTYTVAKEGSIASSTLLTGTISAADEQYVYYDPSKGDLSEVLVEPGTQVEVGTPLIRYDATELQAALDTAVRGRDKIGRQIYDLRNNGQTVQTTGDAATDEAATAAAQRSVDMQLADLNDSYADAQAAVDKAYTALQEATVTSTVAGTVVEVNKSVSKSSTSSQTVVHIVNQGSLQVTGNLTEYDLANIAVDQEVKLTSKVYPDKSWTGKITYISNYPATDQTASAVAGAGAGGGSGAKYPFKAALTSELGELKQGFTVNIEVVNTTNHILIPVTAVVPEEDKNYVWTLVDGKAKKVEVTLGNADALNQEVTGGIAAGDQVITIPTPDLEEGKEVEANEEPTY; encoded by the coding sequence ATGTTAAAGACAAAGAAAGCGAAAATTGCTTTGTTCAGTGGTCTCAGTGTTGCGGCTGTCGCCTTAATTGGTGGTGCCTTGGTATTTGGAGGCGTATTAGGTGGTTCCTCACCAACTTCTACAGAGCAAGTTGCGACCAGTTTGACCTATACAGTAGCTAAAGAGGGATCGATTGCTTCATCGACCTTATTGACAGGAACGATTTCTGCAGCAGATGAACAATACGTTTACTATGATCCTTCAAAAGGAGATTTGAGCGAGGTCTTAGTTGAGCCAGGAACTCAGGTTGAAGTAGGAACACCATTGATTCGCTATGATGCAACAGAATTGCAGGCTGCTTTAGATACTGCTGTTCGTGGGCGTGATAAGATTGGACGTCAGATTTATGATTTGAGAAACAATGGTCAGACTGTTCAAACAACGGGTGATGCTGCAACAGATGAAGCGGCAACAGCTGCAGCTCAACGTTCAGTAGATATGCAGTTGGCAGACTTGAATGATTCGTACGCAGATGCACAAGCTGCTGTGGATAAAGCGTATACAGCCTTGCAAGAAGCTACAGTTACAAGTACAGTAGCTGGTACGGTTGTTGAAGTGAATAAATCAGTTTCGAAGAGTTCAACTTCTAGTCAGACCGTTGTTCATATCGTCAACCAAGGTAGCCTACAAGTGACAGGAAATTTGACAGAATATGATTTGGCAAATATTGCAGTTGATCAAGAAGTGAAATTAACCAGCAAGGTATACCCAGATAAGTCATGGACTGGTAAGATTACCTATATTTCAAATTATCCAGCAACAGATCAAACCGCAAGTGCAGTAGCAGGTGCAGGTGCAGGTGGTGGTTCAGGTGCCAAGTATCCTTTCAAGGCTGCCTTAACCAGTGAATTGGGTGAATTGAAGCAAGGTTTTACAGTTAATATTGAAGTTGTTAATACTACCAATCATATTTTAATTCCTGTAACAGCAGTTGTTCCAGAAGAAGATAAAAACTATGTGTGGACCTTGGTTGATGGGAAAGCTAAGAAAGTAGAAGTAACGTTGGGAAATGCTGATGCTCTCAACCAAGAGGTGACAGGAGGTATTGCAGCAGGAGATCAGGTCATCACCATTCCAACTCCAGACCTTGAAGAAGGAAAAGAGGTTGAAGCCAATGAAGAACCAACTTATTAG
- a CDS encoding ABC transporter ATP-binding protein translates to MKNQLIRLTNINKSYKNGDQELRVLKDIDLEVEEGEFLAIMGPSGSGKSTLMNIIGLLDRSSSGNYWLEGEEVSQLSEKKLASVRNDQIGFVFQQFFLLSKLNALQNVELPLIYAGVPANQRKKLAKRYLEKVELADRMTHLPSELSGGQKQRVAIARALVNTPAIILADEPTGALDTKTGEQIMELLTELNNEGKTIIMVTHEPEIAAYAKRKIVLRDGVITEDSRREEV, encoded by the coding sequence ATGAAGAACCAACTTATTAGATTAACCAATATAAACAAATCCTATAAAAACGGTGACCAAGAACTTCGTGTCCTTAAAGATATCGATTTAGAGGTGGAAGAGGGAGAATTTTTGGCTATTATGGGACCGTCTGGTTCAGGGAAATCAACCTTGATGAACATTATCGGGCTTTTAGATCGTTCCAGTTCAGGGAACTATTGGTTAGAAGGTGAAGAAGTCAGTCAACTGTCTGAGAAGAAATTAGCCTCCGTCCGCAATGACCAAATCGGGTTTGTCTTTCAACAATTTTTCCTGCTATCAAAACTCAATGCCCTTCAAAATGTCGAGCTACCTTTGATTTATGCAGGAGTTCCAGCCAATCAACGGAAAAAATTAGCCAAACGTTATTTGGAAAAAGTGGAGTTGGCTGATCGGATGACTCACCTGCCATCTGAGCTATCAGGTGGACAGAAACAAAGGGTGGCCATTGCGCGTGCCTTGGTCAATACACCAGCTATTATCTTGGCGGATGAGCCAACAGGTGCCTTGGATACCAAGACAGGTGAGCAAATCATGGAACTCTTGACAGAGTTGAATAATGAAGGAAAGACCATTATCATGGTTACACACGAACCTGAAATTGCTGCCTATGCCAAACGTAAAATCGTTTTGCGTGACGGTGTCATTACAGAAGATAGTAGAAGGGAGGAGGTATAG
- a CDS encoding ABC transporter permease, with product MENWKFALKSILAHKMRSLLTMLGIIIGVASVVIIVAMGTGMSKSIEKSLAGDQNNVQVYFTPFVGIEERTQGAFTYTVPGEASEEQEPDVTDTMLKGLLEIDGLSGYYISASSTSTVAAGNAQADNVFITGVSQSYFDIKALEILAGRRFTANDYSRFSRIIMLDVALAEKLFGSTDAALNQIVSVNANSYLVVGVYKDPKAGTSLYGFNSGGNAIMTNTQLAAEMGTKENSGLYVHVEDVSRAAEVGQAAAAYLTNITGLKEARYDIYDMSAMLDDFKNQMSGVTTFIGAVAGISLLVGGIGVMNIMLVSVTERTREIGLRKALGATRGNILMQFLIEAMVLTTLGGAIGLAIAQAIVFILNATKVMGEMTAEISIPVVLGSLAFSAAVGIVFGVLPANKASKLDPIEALRYE from the coding sequence ATGGAAAATTGGAAATTTGCCCTCAAGTCTATCCTAGCCCATAAGATGCGTTCTCTTTTGACTATGTTAGGTATTATCATCGGTGTGGCCTCTGTTGTGATCATTGTAGCAATGGGAACAGGTATGTCTAAGAGTATTGAAAAGTCTCTGGCTGGTGATCAGAATAATGTTCAGGTCTACTTTACTCCCTTTGTTGGAATTGAAGAACGAACTCAGGGTGCATTTACGTACACAGTTCCTGGCGAGGCTTCTGAAGAACAGGAGCCAGATGTAACGGACACAATGTTAAAGGGGCTTTTGGAAATCGATGGGCTCAGTGGCTACTACATTAGTGCTTCAAGTACCTCTACTGTAGCAGCGGGCAATGCGCAAGCTGATAATGTCTTTATTACTGGTGTTAGTCAATCCTATTTTGACATAAAGGCATTAGAAATTTTGGCTGGCCGTCGTTTCACAGCTAACGATTACAGCCGATTTTCCCGTATTATCATGTTGGATGTTGCCTTGGCTGAGAAGCTTTTTGGTTCAACCGATGCAGCCCTCAACCAAATCGTCAGTGTCAATGCCAATTCTTACCTTGTAGTTGGTGTTTACAAAGATCCCAAAGCAGGTACTTCCCTCTATGGTTTCAACTCAGGCGGAAATGCCATTATGACCAATACGCAACTAGCTGCTGAAATGGGTACCAAGGAAAATAGTGGGCTCTATGTCCATGTAGAAGATGTGAGTAGAGCTGCTGAGGTTGGTCAGGCTGCCGCAGCATACTTGACCAACATTACAGGTCTAAAGGAAGCCCGTTATGATATCTATGATATGTCAGCTATGTTAGATGATTTTAAGAACCAAATGTCAGGTGTCACTACGTTTATCGGTGCTGTTGCAGGAATTTCACTTCTTGTAGGTGGTATCGGTGTTATGAACATCATGTTGGTATCTGTGACTGAGCGGACACGTGAAATCGGTCTTCGTAAAGCTCTGGGGGCAACCCGAGGAAATATCCTTATGCAGTTCTTGATTGAAGCCATGGTATTGACCACTTTAGGTGGAGCAATCGGCTTAGCTATCGCTCAAGCCATTGTGTTTATTCTCAACGCCACAAAGGTTATGGGAGAGATGACAGCTGAAATATCAATACCGGTTGTATTAGGAAGTTTAGCATTTTCAGCAGCAGTCGGAATTGTCTTCGGCGTTCTTCCTGCTAATAAGGCTTCTAAGCTTGATCCAATTGAGGCATTACGTTACGAATAA
- a CDS encoding LLM class flavin-dependent oxidoreductase, giving the protein MVELGISTFGETTPLEKTGETYSHDERIRQLVKEIELADAVGLDVYGIGEHHREDFAVSAPEIVLAAGAVNTKHIKLTSAVSILSSMDPVRLYQQYTTIDALSNGRAEIMAGRGSFTESFPLFGYDLHDYEELFDEKLDMLLEIDKETNLKWDGHFTQSVDNKPVYPRPVQEDFPIWVATGGHVESTIKIAKKGLPIVYAVIGAGAHRFKPLVDAYRKVARNSGHDPKKTKVAAHSWGWIADDHDKAVEEYYHPTKVITDNIAKDRPHWSEMTKAQYLYSLTDEGATIVGDPKRVAEKIIKTIETLDLDRFFLHLPIGSMPHEDVLRAIELYGTEVAPIVRDYFAKKEKNQSQV; this is encoded by the coding sequence ATGGTAGAATTAGGTATTTCAACATTTGGCGAAACAACTCCACTAGAAAAAACAGGGGAAACTTACAGCCACGACGAGCGGATTCGTCAACTGGTCAAAGAGATCGAACTAGCAGATGCGGTGGGACTTGATGTTTATGGGATTGGGGAGCATCACCGAGAAGATTTTGCGGTTTCTGCACCTGAGATTGTGCTGGCAGCTGGTGCCGTCAATACCAAGCATATCAAGTTAACATCAGCAGTTTCAATCCTTTCCTCCATGGACCCTGTAAGGCTCTATCAGCAGTACACCACCATTGATGCTTTGTCAAATGGCAGAGCGGAAATCATGGCGGGTCGTGGTTCCTTTACGGAGTCATTTCCCTTGTTTGGCTATGATCTCCACGACTATGAAGAACTCTTCGATGAAAAGCTAGATATGCTTCTGGAAATCGATAAGGAAACCAATCTCAAGTGGGATGGGCATTTTACCCAGTCAGTCGATAATAAGCCAGTCTATCCACGTCCTGTTCAGGAAGATTTTCCCATTTGGGTCGCAACAGGTGGTCATGTAGAGTCCACCATCAAGATTGCTAAGAAAGGCCTGCCAATCGTTTATGCTGTCATTGGTGCAGGTGCCCATCGCTTTAAACCATTAGTCGATGCTTATCGCAAGGTTGCTCGCAACTCAGGTCATGATCCAAAGAAAACGAAAGTTGCGGCCCATTCTTGGGGTTGGATTGCAGACGACCATGACAAGGCTGTGGAAGAATACTATCATCCAACCAAAGTAATTACGGACAATATTGCCAAAGACCGCCCACATTGGAGCGAGATGACCAAGGCGCAATATCTCTACTCTCTGACAGACGAAGGAGCAACCATCGTCGGAGATCCAAAACGAGTCGCTGAAAAAATTATCAAGACTATTGAAACACTTGACTTGGACCGTTTCTTCCTCCATCTCCCAATCGGCTCAATGCCACATGAAGATGTCCTCCGTGCTATCGAACTCTACGGAACGGAAGTCGCACCAATTGTCCGAGATTACTTTGCAAAAAAAGAAAAGAATCAGTCCCAAGTCTGA
- the lysS gene encoding lysine--tRNA ligase: protein MSTEHFEELNDQQIVRHEKMTALTEQGIDPFGKRFERSANSAELKAQYEDKSKEDLEELGQTAIIAGRIMTKRGKGKAGFAHIQDREGQIQIYVRKDDVGEENYEIFKKADLGDFIGVEGDVFKTNVGELSIHARKLTHLSKALRPLPEKFHGLTDIETRYRKRYLDLITNRESFDRFVTRSKIISEIRRYLDGLGFLEVETPVLHNEAGGAAARPFITHHNAQNIDMVLRIATELHLKRLIVGGMERVYEIGRIFRNEGMDATHNPEFTSIEVYQAYADYLDIMDLTEGIIQHTAKAVVGDGPVTYQGTEIAIHEPFKRIHMVDAIKEQTGVDFWQEMSFEEAKALAAEHKVPVEKHHTEVGQIINSFFEEYVEVTLIQPTFVYGHPVAVSPLAKKNDEDPRFTDRFELFIMTKEYGNAFTELNDPIDQLERFEAQAKAKELGDDEATGVDYDYIEALEYGMPPTGGLGIGIDRLCMLLTDTTTIRDVLLFPTMK from the coding sequence ATGTCAACTGAACATTTTGAAGAATTAAATGACCAACAGATTGTCCGTCATGAGAAAATGACGGCTCTTACTGAACAGGGCATTGACCCATTTGGGAAACGTTTTGAGCGTTCTGCCAACTCAGCTGAATTGAAAGCCCAGTACGAAGACAAATCAAAAGAAGACTTGGAAGAATTAGGGCAAACAGCAATCATTGCAGGTCGTATTATGACCAAGCGTGGTAAGGGTAAGGCAGGTTTTGCTCACATTCAAGACCGCGAGGGTCAAATTCAGATCTACGTTCGTAAGGACGATGTTGGCGAAGAAAACTATGAAATCTTCAAAAAAGCAGACCTAGGTGACTTTATCGGTGTCGAGGGGGATGTTTTCAAGACAAACGTTGGTGAGTTGTCTATCCACGCTCGCAAGTTGACCCACCTGTCTAAAGCGCTCCGCCCATTGCCAGAAAAATTCCACGGTTTGACAGACATCGAAACCCGCTACCGCAAGCGTTATTTGGACTTGATTACCAACCGCGAGAGCTTTGATCGCTTTGTGACTCGTTCAAAAATCATCTCAGAAATCCGCCGTTACCTTGACGGACTTGGTTTCTTGGAAGTGGAGACACCTGTCCTTCACAACGAAGCTGGTGGTGCTGCAGCTCGCCCATTCATCACCCACCACAATGCCCAAAACATTGACATGGTCCTTCGTATCGCGACCGAACTCCACCTCAAACGCCTGATTGTCGGCGGTATGGAACGCGTTTATGAAATCGGACGTATCTTCCGTAACGAAGGTATGGATGCGACTCACAACCCTGAGTTCACGTCAATCGAGGTCTACCAAGCTTATGCGGATTACTTGGACATCATGGACTTGACAGAAGGCATTATCCAGCATACTGCCAAGGCGGTTGTCGGCGATGGTCCTGTGACTTATCAGGGCACTGAAATTGCTATCCATGAGCCATTCAAACGGATCCACATGGTTGATGCCATTAAGGAACAAACTGGCGTGGACTTCTGGCAAGAGATGAGCTTCGAGGAAGCAAAAGCCCTTGCAGCTGAGCACAAGGTCCCTGTGGAAAAACACCATACAGAAGTTGGTCAAATCATCAACAGCTTCTTTGAAGAATACGTTGAAGTAACCCTTATCCAACCAACCTTTGTCTATGGTCACCCAGTAGCCGTATCTCCACTGGCTAAGAAAAACGATGAAGACCCTCGCTTCACAGACCGCTTTGAGCTCTTCATCATGACCAAGGAATACGGAAATGCCTTTACCGAATTGAACGACCCAATCGACCAATTGGAACGCTTCGAAGCCCAAGCCAAAGCTAAAGAACTCGGTGACGACGAAGCGACAGGCGTGGACTACGACTACATCGAAGCCCTCGAATACGGTATGCCACCAACAGGTGGACTTGGAATCGGTATCGACCGCCTCTGCATGCTCTTGACAGATACCACTACTATTCGGGATGTACTCCTATTTCCGACTATGAAGTAA
- a CDS encoding DUF368 domain-containing protein, giving the protein MASWISRIIKGMIITLGFILPGVSGGVLAAILGIYERLIGFLANIRKDFKENFLYFVPVGIGGILGIALFSFPVEFLLQHFQVPVLWAFAGAIVGTIPSLLKESTQKSKRDSIDLAWLIGTFIISGLLLYNLSDLVGTLPATFASFVLAGALIALGVLVPGLSPSNLLLILGIYTPMLNGFKSLDLFGTFLPIAIGGVLAMVAFSKAMDHALKVYHSRVYHFIIGIVSSSTLLILIPQASNKESISYAGANFVTWIAAIVLFILGAWLGLWMSKLEEKYK; this is encoded by the coding sequence ATGGCTTCTTGGATTTCAAGAATTATTAAAGGTATGATTATCACACTCGGCTTTATCTTACCTGGTGTTTCAGGGGGGGTACTCGCTGCTATCCTTGGAATTTACGAACGACTAATTGGATTTTTAGCAAATATTCGAAAAGATTTCAAGGAAAACTTTCTTTATTTTGTTCCTGTAGGAATTGGTGGAATTTTGGGAATCGCACTTTTCTCTTTCCCTGTAGAATTTTTATTGCAACATTTCCAAGTCCCAGTTTTGTGGGCATTTGCGGGAGCAATCGTGGGAACTATTCCTAGCCTACTTAAAGAATCAACTCAAAAGAGCAAACGAGACAGCATTGATTTAGCTTGGTTGATTGGAACATTCATTATTTCTGGCCTCCTACTTTACAATTTGAGCGATCTTGTCGGGACACTTCCAGCTACTTTTGCTAGTTTTGTATTGGCAGGTGCCTTGATTGCTTTAGGGGTACTTGTTCCTGGACTCAGCCCTTCAAACTTACTATTGATTTTGGGTATCTACACACCCATGCTCAATGGTTTCAAATCACTTGATTTATTCGGTACCTTCCTACCAATCGCAATCGGTGGCGTTCTTGCAATGGTGGCTTTTTCAAAAGCAATGGACCACGCTCTGAAAGTATACCATTCACGTGTTTATCACTTTATTATTGGTATCGTCTCATCATCCACTCTTCTGATTCTGATTCCACAAGCAAGTAATAAAGAGTCTATTTCCTATGCTGGAGCGAACTTTGTTACATGGATTGCTGCTATTGTCCTATTTATACTAGGAGCATGGTTAGGGCTTTGGATGAGTAAACTTGAGGAAAAATATAAATAA
- the thiT gene encoding energy-coupled thiamine transporter ThiT yields MSTSKLSILAEVAIFSAIALVFDKIPLFTMPQGGSVSLVMLPILLLALRHGLGVGVLTGGIVGTIQLFYGGYFLNVFQVFLDYVLSYAGIGLAGLVAPTLSKQKDLKNATLTITLASFLGGSIRLVATFLSGIIFYADYAPAGTPVWFYSFTYNISYILPSTAIASILLILLYKARPGFYNL; encoded by the coding sequence ATGTCCACATCAAAATTGTCCATCCTAGCTGAAGTCGCTATCTTTTCTGCAATTGCCCTCGTCTTTGACAAAATCCCGCTCTTTACAATGCCCCAAGGTGGATCTGTGTCTTTAGTCATGCTTCCAATCTTACTGCTTGCTCTACGCCACGGACTAGGGGTAGGGGTTCTTACTGGTGGTATTGTCGGAACCATTCAACTTTTCTACGGTGGCTACTTCCTAAACGTTTTTCAAGTTTTTCTTGACTACGTACTTTCTTACGCCGGAATTGGTTTAGCAGGTTTAGTGGCACCCACCCTATCCAAACAAAAAGATCTTAAAAATGCTACTCTCACCATTACTCTGGCTAGTTTTCTAGGAGGAAGCATCCGATTGGTAGCCACCTTCTTATCAGGAATTATTTTCTACGCAGACTATGCCCCAGCTGGTACCCCTGTCTGGTTCTATTCCTTTACCTACAATATCAGCTATATTCTTCCTTCCACTGCAATTGCCTCTATTCTGCTCATCTTACTCTACAAAGCAAGACCAGGTTTTTACAATCTTTAA